A part of Thiomicrorhabdus sediminis genomic DNA contains:
- a CDS encoding peptidoglycan-binding domain-containing protein — protein MKLTRLKLALYSAGFASFLLVGCATTDKSGDKALSESEVALMIEKAKAEERERIQQQLAKQQEKSALFNQIKARQIEKQALLDTRDTIRIKPSSNAAVFYRNQDGLSYYRCAAPAQKPMADSAGKWYYHKDTTELSATLCAQSRSKALIKKVQQKLFDMGYLFSANLSQPQLVDGVWGEASLEALKEYQKYHGLLYGQLTIESLEHMGLFPASNESFALLGVSEIAPPTELEKQLQLKAQRLKEKQQAQEQAEQDRREAERKLMIAEAASSQSADTPNLPMVTNFVVDNRDSVFYRNVDGVDYYRCAANAFVADLKAGKWDYSAAQKQLSATLCKASRNKKVISDLQQRLYQLGYLQEVAESRQLTKEQVVDGIWGDTTLEALKAYQVDNGLVFGQLTIQSLENLGVFEAPSERIEPTSLLANLARNTLGNIEQNQVAEEQSTAGNGQIEVLAEESAGNESVNGAPTDSAAETAEINDSAIGIENEQSTAEENINDTERLMPNDTVPWPAVTNFVVDNRKRAMYRKVGGVDYYRCAANALVPQYKDGHWDYSREEKQLSATLCKSSRDLATMTDLQYRLYEQGYLKTVAEEKGLTKAEVVDGIWGSSTLQALKQYQADNGLVFGQLTIQSLEHIGVFAADIGRTRQHEQNLAQTESVVATELQSEQSDISEEIDNSEMLVSNNHAIAPEESGEIDVAANHVNEPSVAKPIKVDNQQPTAVLMRLQRVQGDNFDFISGVPSSSKPVLAGYIKGAQIWRCGARAQIPMLENGQPLYSEDQKQMRATLCKMSRSRAMIKPLQQALLNKGYLKPLPPLDYVVVDGIWGINTLNALKEFQKDNGLAYGQLTLQSYIELGVLDLLDEQ, from the coding sequence ATGAAACTTACTCGATTAAAGCTGGCTTTATACAGCGCTGGGTTTGCCAGTTTTTTACTGGTGGGCTGCGCAACAACCGATAAAAGCGGCGATAAGGCATTAAGTGAGTCCGAAGTTGCCTTGATGATTGAAAAAGCCAAGGCGGAAGAGCGTGAGCGTATTCAGCAACAGCTAGCCAAACAGCAGGAAAAAAGTGCCTTATTCAACCAGATAAAAGCACGTCAAATCGAAAAACAAGCGCTCTTGGATACGCGCGACACCATTCGTATTAAACCGAGCAGTAATGCCGCGGTTTTTTACCGTAATCAGGATGGTCTCTCTTATTACCGTTGTGCCGCTCCGGCACAGAAACCAATGGCCGATTCGGCCGGAAAATGGTATTACCATAAAGACACCACCGAGCTTAGTGCCACGCTTTGTGCGCAAAGTCGTAGTAAAGCGCTAATCAAAAAAGTGCAGCAAAAGTTGTTCGATATGGGTTATCTGTTTTCCGCGAACTTGAGTCAGCCCCAGCTGGTTGATGGGGTCTGGGGGGAGGCTTCGCTGGAGGCGCTAAAAGAGTATCAAAAGTATCACGGTTTGTTGTATGGACAGCTAACGATTGAATCGCTCGAACACATGGGATTGTTTCCGGCCAGCAATGAAAGCTTCGCTTTATTGGGTGTTAGTGAGATCGCACCGCCGACCGAATTGGAAAAGCAGTTGCAGCTCAAAGCGCAGCGTTTAAAAGAAAAACAGCAGGCTCAAGAGCAAGCTGAACAAGACCGACGGGAAGCCGAGCGTAAATTGATGATTGCCGAAGCGGCATCATCGCAAAGCGCAGATACGCCGAATTTACCGATGGTCACCAATTTTGTCGTCGATAACCGCGATAGTGTGTTCTATAGAAACGTGGACGGAGTTGATTATTATCGTTGTGCCGCCAATGCTTTTGTCGCCGATTTAAAAGCGGGTAAATGGGATTATTCCGCTGCGCAAAAACAACTTAGTGCGACCTTGTGTAAAGCCAGTCGTAATAAAAAGGTTATTAGCGACCTGCAACAACGACTATATCAACTGGGTTATTTACAAGAGGTGGCTGAATCACGTCAATTAACCAAAGAGCAGGTGGTTGATGGGATTTGGGGGGACACCACTCTGGAGGCCTTGAAGGCTTATCAGGTCGATAACGGCTTGGTGTTTGGCCAATTAACGATTCAATCGCTGGAAAACCTGGGGGTGTTCGAAGCGCCTAGTGAGCGTATAGAGCCAACCAGTTTGCTGGCTAATCTGGCACGAAACACCCTAGGCAATATCGAACAAAATCAAGTTGCCGAAGAGCAATCGACTGCCGGAAATGGTCAAATTGAGGTGCTAGCAGAAGAATCCGCAGGCAATGAATCCGTTAACGGTGCGCCGACTGATAGCGCCGCTGAAACGGCAGAAATAAACGACTCCGCAATAGGGATTGAAAACGAGCAAAGCACTGCAGAAGAGAATATTAATGACACAGAGCGGTTGATGCCTAACGATACTGTTCCTTGGCCTGCGGTGACTAATTTTGTGGTAGATAACCGCAAAAGGGCCATGTATCGCAAGGTTGGCGGGGTCGATTATTATCGTTGCGCCGCGAATGCTTTGGTGCCTCAGTACAAAGACGGGCATTGGGATTATAGTCGTGAAGAAAAGCAGCTAAGTGCCACTTTGTGTAAGTCGAGTCGAGATCTGGCAACAATGACCGATCTGCAATATCGCTTATATGAACAAGGCTATTTAAAAACGGTTGCAGAAGAAAAGGGATTGACCAAAGCCGAAGTGGTTGACGGTATTTGGGGCAGTTCGACCCTGCAGGCATTAAAACAGTATCAGGCCGATAACGGCTTGGTATTTGGTCAGTTGACCATCCAGTCTCTTGAGCATATCGGCGTGTTTGCCGCTGATATCGGTAGAACACGTCAGCATGAACAGAATTTGGCACAAACCGAATCGGTTGTTGCTACAGAGCTGCAATCTGAGCAAAGCGACATTTCCGAAGAAATTGATAACAGTGAGATGTTGGTCAGCAACAATCACGCTATAGCGCCCGAAGAGTCGGGCGAGATAGACGTTGCGGCAAATCATGTCAATGAACCCAGTGTTGCCAAGCCTATCAAGGTGGATAATCAGCAACCAACCGCAGTGCTGATGCGATTGCAGCGTGTGCAGGGAGATAATTTTGATTTTATCTCAGGTGTGCCTAGCAGCAGTAAGCCGGTATTGGCCGGATATATCAAGGGTGCTCAAATTTGGCGCTGCGGTGCCCGAGCGCAAATCCCTATGCTGGAAAATGGTCAGCCTTTGTACAGTGAAGATCAAAAGCAGATGCGTGCCACGCTATGTAAAATGAGCCGTTCACGCGCAATGATCAAGCCGTTACAGCAAGCGTTACTCAATAAGGGATACCTTAAGCCTTTACCGCCACTGGATTACGTTGTGGTTGATGGCATCTGGGGAATTAATACCTTGAACGCACTCAAGGAATTCCAAAAGGATAATGGTCTTGCTTATGGTCAGTTAACGCTGCAAAGCTATATAGAGTTGGGCGTGTTGGATTTGCTTGATGAGCAATAA
- the acnB gene encoding bifunctional aconitate hydratase 2/2-methylisocitrate dehydratase: MLDAYRSHVAEREAEGIPALPLDAEQTAQLVELIKNPPAGEEEFVLDLLTNRVPPGVDEASYVKASFLADVANGNTAVDLISPVKATFLLGTMLGGYNVQPLISLLDSTNPAVAEEAVKALSKTLLVYEAFHDVAEKAANNAYAKQVLESWANAEWFKAKPKMPETITVTVFKVDGETNTDDLSPATAAWSRPDIPLHAKEMLAARMDDVPGIIDELKAKGHPVAYVGDVVGTGSSRKSAMNSVMWWFGDDIPYVPNKRQGGVVLGGKIAPIFFNTAEDSGSLPIECDVSSMNMGDVVTIHPYEGKVTNEAGETISTFELAPDTMPDEVRAGGRVPLIIGRGLTDKARRVLDLSPSDEFIRPQDKSQADHGYTLAQKMVGKACGIEGVRPGMFCEPHMTTVGSQDTTGAMTRDEMKELACLGFSSDLVMQSFCHTAAYPKPVDIKLQHTLPDFMTSRGGVALRPGDGVIHSWLNRLLLPDTVGTGGDSHTRFPIGISFPAGSGLVAFGAALGVMPLNMPESVLVRFKGKMQPGITLRDLVNAIPYAAIQNGLLTVEKKGKINCFNGRVLEIEGLEHLKVEQAFELSDASAERSANGCVVKLGAEPIIEYLKSNMALIDWMVENGYQDARTLLRRRDEMQKWIDNPELLEADADAQYAEVIEIDLNEIKEPIVACPNDPDDVKLMSEVVDTKIDEVFIGSCMTNIGHYRAAGKVLESMGSVPTRLWIAPPTKMDERQLIEEGYYSTYGKVGARTEMPGCSLCMGNQARVADGATVFSTSTRNFPNRLGNGANVFLGSAELAAVCAAMGRIPTVAEYMENVAMLDTMADDVYRYLQFDEMADYEVESPKTLAEIGVAVA, translated from the coding sequence ATGTTAGATGCATATCGCAGCCATGTGGCAGAACGCGAAGCTGAAGGTATTCCGGCTTTACCATTGGATGCTGAACAGACAGCGCAATTGGTGGAACTGATTAAAAATCCACCAGCAGGTGAAGAAGAGTTCGTATTAGACCTGTTAACCAACCGTGTGCCGCCTGGTGTTGACGAAGCATCTTATGTTAAGGCGAGTTTCTTGGCCGATGTGGCTAATGGCAATACAGCGGTCGATTTGATCTCTCCGGTAAAAGCGACATTTTTGCTAGGAACAATGTTGGGGGGTTATAACGTTCAGCCGCTAATCTCTTTGTTGGATAGCACAAACCCGGCGGTTGCTGAAGAAGCGGTAAAAGCGCTTTCTAAAACGCTATTGGTGTATGAAGCATTCCACGATGTGGCTGAAAAAGCGGCCAATAACGCTTATGCGAAACAGGTTCTAGAATCTTGGGCGAACGCCGAGTGGTTCAAAGCCAAACCGAAAATGCCGGAAACCATTACGGTAACTGTGTTTAAAGTTGACGGCGAAACCAATACCGATGACCTATCCCCGGCGACAGCCGCATGGTCGCGCCCGGATATCCCTTTGCACGCAAAAGAAATGTTGGCGGCGCGTATGGACGATGTACCGGGAATTATCGACGAGCTTAAAGCCAAAGGTCATCCGGTGGCTTATGTGGGTGATGTTGTCGGTACCGGTTCTTCACGTAAATCGGCAATGAACTCGGTTATGTGGTGGTTTGGTGATGATATTCCTTATGTACCGAACAAGCGCCAAGGTGGTGTGGTATTAGGCGGTAAGATTGCGCCGATTTTCTTCAATACCGCTGAAGACTCAGGTTCCTTACCCATCGAGTGTGATGTTTCTTCAATGAATATGGGGGATGTGGTGACGATCCATCCATATGAAGGTAAGGTTACTAATGAAGCGGGCGAGACCATCTCTACCTTTGAATTGGCGCCTGATACCATGCCGGATGAGGTTCGTGCCGGTGGTCGTGTACCGTTAATTATCGGTCGCGGTTTGACAGATAAGGCGCGTCGTGTTCTGGACCTGTCTCCATCTGATGAGTTCATTCGTCCTCAGGATAAATCACAAGCCGATCACGGTTATACCTTAGCGCAGAAAATGGTCGGTAAGGCTTGTGGTATCGAAGGTGTGCGTCCTGGTATGTTCTGTGAACCGCACATGACGACGGTTGGATCACAGGATACGACCGGTGCGATGACGCGTGATGAAATGAAAGAGCTGGCCTGTCTTGGTTTCTCTTCAGATTTGGTCATGCAATCTTTCTGTCATACTGCGGCTTATCCAAAGCCGGTAGATATCAAATTGCAGCACACTTTGCCTGATTTCATGACTAGCCGTGGTGGTGTGGCATTGCGTCCGGGTGACGGGGTTATCCACTCTTGGTTGAACCGTCTATTATTGCCTGATACTGTCGGTACAGGTGGTGATTCGCATACCCGTTTCCCAATCGGTATTTCGTTCCCGGCGGGTTCTGGCTTGGTGGCATTCGGTGCCGCTTTGGGTGTTATGCCGTTGAATATGCCGGAATCTGTATTGGTTCGTTTCAAAGGTAAGATGCAGCCGGGTATCACTTTGCGTGACTTGGTCAATGCGATTCCTTATGCGGCGATTCAGAATGGTCTTTTGACGGTTGAAAAGAAAGGTAAGATCAACTGTTTCAACGGTCGTGTTCTTGAGATTGAAGGTCTAGAACACTTGAAAGTAGAGCAGGCATTTGAATTGTCGGATGCGTCTGCCGAGCGTTCAGCCAACGGGTGTGTGGTCAAACTGGGTGCAGAGCCGATTATCGAATATCTGAAGTCGAACATGGCATTGATCGACTGGATGGTTGAAAACGGTTACCAGGATGCTCGTACTCTGCTTCGTCGTCGTGACGAGATGCAGAAATGGATCGATAACCCGGAGCTTCTAGAGGCCGATGCAGATGCGCAGTACGCTGAAGTGATTGAAATCGATTTGAATGAAATCAAAGAGCCGATTGTCGCATGTCCAAACGATCCGGATGATGTCAAGCTGATGTCTGAAGTGGTGGATACTAAGATCGATGAAGTCTTTATCGGTTCTTGTATGACCAATATCGGTCACTACCGTGCCGCCGGTAAAGTCTTGGAGAGCATGGGGAGTGTACCGACACGTCTATGGATCGCACCGCCGACCAAAATGGATGAGCGTCAGTTGATCGAAGAGGGTTACTACAGCACTTACGGTAAGGTTGGTGCGCGTACCGAAATGCCGGGTTGTTCATTATGTATGGGTAACCAGGCGCGAGTTGCCGATGGCGCGACCGTATTCTCGACATCAACACGTAACTTCCCGAACCGTTTAGGTAACGGCGCCAATGTATTCCTTGGTTCTGCCGAGCTGGCAGCGGTTTGCGCGGCTATGGGGCGTATCCCTACCGTAGCCGAGTATATGGAAAACGTAGCCATGCTGGATACCATGGCGGATGATGTTTACCGTTACCTGCAGTTTGATGAAATGGCAGACTATGAAGTTGAATCACCAAAAACTTTAGCTGAAATCGGTGTTGCCGTCGCTTAA
- the purB gene encoding adenylosuccinate lyase has translation MQLSELTAISPVDGRYGARMNSLKEIFSEFGLIKNRVKVEVFWLRMLANHPGIGEIPALSSDAEQHLLKLVDEFTLEMAQRVKDIEKTTNHDVKAVEYLIKEHFADNAELMAIKEFVHFACTSEDINNLAYALMLKDARADVIIPEMDKVIAKITEMAEEMADISMLARTHGQPASPTTIGKEFANVAYRLQRQAKQLMNVQIMGKINGATGNYNAHLAAYPDVNWYELSEQFVQSLGLLWNPYTTQIEPHDYVAEYFHAMQRFNTILIDFDRDIWSYISIGFFKQKTVAGEIGSSAMPHKVNPIDFENSEGNLGIANAIFDHLGQKLPISRWQRDLTDSTVLRNLGVGVAHTLISLQATMKGLGKLEVNAAQMANDLDNNWEVLAEAIQTVMRRHGFENPYETLKDLTRGQRVNKEIMQNFIDGLEGLPDDAKEYLRNLTPATYIGNAAKQASNIELANTILKSR, from the coding sequence ATGCAACTTTCAGAATTAACCGCCATCTCTCCAGTGGACGGTCGCTACGGCGCTAGAATGAACAGTCTAAAAGAGATTTTCAGTGAATTTGGTTTAATTAAAAACCGCGTCAAGGTGGAAGTATTCTGGTTACGTATGCTAGCCAATCATCCTGGTATCGGTGAAATTCCGGCTCTGTCTTCAGATGCCGAACAACACCTGTTGAAACTGGTGGATGAGTTCACACTGGAAATGGCTCAGCGCGTTAAGGATATTGAAAAAACCACCAACCATGATGTCAAAGCGGTTGAATACCTAATTAAAGAACATTTTGCCGACAATGCCGAATTGATGGCTATCAAAGAGTTTGTTCACTTTGCCTGTACTTCTGAAGACATCAATAACTTGGCTTATGCGTTAATGCTTAAAGATGCACGTGCCGACGTGATCATTCCAGAAATGGATAAGGTGATTGCCAAAATCACTGAAATGGCTGAAGAAATGGCGGATATTTCAATGCTGGCACGTACTCACGGCCAGCCTGCTTCTCCGACCACTATCGGTAAAGAATTTGCCAACGTCGCTTACCGTCTTCAGCGTCAAGCCAAGCAGCTAATGAATGTACAGATCATGGGTAAAATCAACGGTGCCACAGGTAACTACAACGCTCACCTTGCCGCTTACCCTGATGTAAACTGGTATGAACTGTCTGAACAGTTTGTACAGAGCCTGGGACTACTTTGGAACCCGTACACAACGCAGATTGAACCACATGACTATGTGGCGGAATACTTCCATGCCATGCAACGTTTCAATACGATCCTGATCGACTTTGACCGTGATATCTGGAGCTATATCTCCATCGGTTTCTTCAAGCAAAAAACCGTTGCCGGTGAAATCGGTTCTTCGGCGATGCCGCACAAGGTTAACCCGATTGATTTCGAAAACTCGGAAGGTAACTTGGGTATCGCCAATGCGATTTTCGATCACCTAGGTCAAAAACTGCCAATCTCTCGCTGGCAACGTGACCTGACTGACTCGACAGTACTGCGTAACCTAGGTGTCGGCGTGGCACACACATTGATCTCTTTACAAGCGACGATGAAAGGTCTTGGCAAATTGGAAGTCAACGCCGCACAAATGGCGAACGACCTTGATAACAACTGGGAAGTACTGGCTGAAGCGATTCAGACAGTGATGCGTCGTCACGGTTTTGAAAACCCTTATGAAACACTAAAAGACCTGACTCGTGGTCAGCGTGTTAATAAAGAGATTATGCAGAACTTCATCGATGGTCTTGAGGGACTGCCGGATGATGCTAAAGAGTATCTGCGTAACCTGACACCGGCGACTTATATTGGTAATGCTGCTAAGCAGGCCTCAAATATTGAGTTAGCAAATACGATTCTAAAAAGCCGCTAG